The following proteins are encoded in a genomic region of Microcoleus sp. FACHB-68:
- a CDS encoding tetratricopeptide repeat protein, which yields MVQPLPSNSDNDELAKQAGVQQGLDNGSSNSGSMQGASADGDANLANGNNNQFNKVEQQTVIIFPPSQPEVVKPNPSSQKASQVQHIYLVSSAILASFILLSGTTFFYPLFAFRLNGESQMKECTTAKHSNLIKVILADLASSQTSPQLFLKENLLDALQRQNRKDLEICSIEQGVLTYQEAKKIGENLNADIVIWADQNTSYFKISLVAIKINVDLPNELCEFWVPLNSNWNSKSNNQNWTNLFSVMIAVHLSAIYNSKEQLTQARQVLRETLQNARKNIDKTGDEYQKKLGEAYFFLGLLIDQATTYKCDKGTYNDCLEALGAFKDASDFYNKFSEPLFNQIDLYIRLGELDEAINVYTKILENNFDKEINREALNGRAKTYAEKGEFELALRDLDVLCKDFPGDINCLRFLGKTQLQAGKLTEAEITYGKIQRFLEKDKNIQTETGEPLKNELLNDLQAISKQKPDLKINRISAMIE from the coding sequence ATGGTTCAGCCTTTGCCCTCAAATTCAGATAATGATGAGCTAGCTAAGCAAGCCGGCGTTCAGCAAGGGTTAGACAATGGCTCTTCTAATTCGGGTTCTATGCAAGGAGCGAGTGCCGATGGGGATGCTAATCTAGCCAATGGAAATAATAATCAGTTCAATAAAGTTGAGCAACAGACTGTTATTATATTTCCTCCTAGCCAGCCTGAAGTAGTCAAACCAAATCCTAGCAGTCAGAAAGCTTCTCAAGTTCAGCATATCTATTTAGTAAGCTCAGCAATTTTAGCCTCTTTTATTTTACTAAGTGGAACTACTTTTTTTTATCCCCTATTTGCTTTTAGATTAAATGGAGAATCTCAAATGAAAGAATGCACTACAGCCAAACACTCAAATCTAATTAAAGTTATCCTAGCTGATCTCGCTTCTAGCCAAACCTCACCTCAACTTTTTTTGAAAGAAAATTTGTTAGATGCACTTCAACGTCAAAACCGGAAAGACCTTGAAATTTGTTCAATAGAACAAGGTGTTTTAACATATCAAGAAGCCAAAAAAATAGGTGAAAATTTGAATGCAGATATTGTAATTTGGGCAGATCAAAATACCTCATATTTTAAAATATCCTTAGTAGCTATTAAGATAAATGTAGATCTCCCTAACGAGTTGTGCGAGTTTTGGGTTCCCTTAAATAGTAACTGGAATTCTAAGTCCAATAACCAAAATTGGACTAATTTGTTTTCGGTTATGATAGCTGTTCATTTGAGTGCAATTTATAATAGTAAAGAACAGTTAACGCAAGCACGCCAAGTTTTAAGAGAAACTCTTCAAAACGCCAGAAAAAATATTGATAAAACAGGAGATGAATATCAAAAAAAATTGGGAGAAGCTTACTTTTTTTTAGGTCTGTTAATAGATCAAGCCACTACTTATAAATGCGATAAAGGGACTTATAATGATTGTCTTGAAGCTCTAGGCGCTTTTAAAGACGCCTCAGACTTTTACAATAAATTTTCCGAACCTTTATTCAATCAAATCGATCTTTACATACGATTAGGAGAGTTAGACGAAGCCATTAATGTCTATACAAAAATTCTTGAAAATAATTTTGATAAAGAAATTAATCGAGAAGCACTGAATGGTCGAGCCAAAACTTACGCTGAGAAAGGGGAATTTGAATTAGCTCTTCGCGATCTAGATGTACTCTGCAAGGATTTCCCAGGAGATATTAATTGTCTTCGCTTTCTCGGGAAAACCCAATTACAAGCAGGAAAGCTCACTGAAGCAGAAATAACTTATGGAAAAATTCAAAGGTTTTTAGAGAAAGATAAGAACATTCAAACTGAAACTGGGGAGCCATTGAAAAATGAACTTCTCAATGACTTGCAAGCTATTTCAAAACAAAAACCTGATTTAAAGATCAACAGGATCTCAGCTATGATTGAATAA
- a CDS encoding glycoside hydrolase family 13 protein codes for MQIQTPDWVKHAVFYQIFPDRFAKSQQPRKRLLKNASWEDWHEMPTLQGYKGGDLWGVIEKLDYLQDLGINAIYFTPIFQSASNHRYHTHDYYQVDPMLGGNPAFKELLDAAHERNIKVVLDGVFNHSSRGFFFFHDVLENGPHSPWLDWFKIEGWPLSPYNGEFPANYVGWDGNRALPAFNHNNPEVREYIMEIAEYWIKFGIDGWRLDVPFEIKTPGFWQEFRDRVKAANPEAYIVGEVWGDSREWLDGTQFDGVMNYLFAAPTIAFTAGDRVDIDQVKDRSYSPYPPLFAPEYAEKIQHLLEFYPWEIQLTQLNLLASHDTARLISIAGGDKPSVELATLLLMTFPGAPSVYYGDEVGLAGKLDPDSRRGFPMESNWQRDVLDYHKQLITLRHQYKCLRTGSYQVLYAHAATYAFARILDNEELIVILNVGSAASQVTFEVTGLQSKPNKFLYGSAEIEWTGEGESQLKLDIPPRSGCILGMG; via the coding sequence ATGCAAATTCAAACTCCAGACTGGGTCAAGCACGCAGTATTCTACCAAATATTTCCAGACCGCTTTGCCAAAAGCCAGCAGCCTCGCAAGCGGCTATTGAAAAACGCCTCTTGGGAAGATTGGCATGAAATGCCCACACTCCAAGGCTACAAAGGTGGAGACTTATGGGGCGTGATAGAAAAGCTAGATTATTTGCAAGATTTGGGAATTAACGCGATTTACTTCACGCCCATCTTTCAATCTGCTAGTAACCACCGCTACCACACCCACGACTATTATCAAGTCGATCCGATGTTGGGGGGAAATCCAGCGTTTAAAGAATTGCTAGATGCCGCCCATGAACGGAATATTAAGGTGGTTCTCGATGGGGTTTTCAATCACTCCAGCCGGGGATTTTTCTTTTTCCATGATGTTTTGGAAAATGGCCCTCATTCACCTTGGCTGGATTGGTTTAAGATTGAAGGCTGGCCGTTATCTCCTTATAATGGGGAATTTCCGGCGAATTATGTGGGTTGGGATGGCAATCGGGCGCTGCCGGCATTCAATCACAACAACCCGGAAGTGCGGGAATACATCATGGAAATTGCCGAATATTGGATTAAATTCGGCATTGATGGTTGGCGCTTAGATGTGCCGTTTGAAATTAAAACACCCGGTTTTTGGCAAGAATTTCGTGATCGCGTTAAAGCTGCTAACCCAGAAGCTTATATCGTTGGGGAAGTTTGGGGAGACTCCCGCGAGTGGCTAGATGGTACGCAATTTGATGGAGTGATGAATTATCTATTTGCTGCGCCAACCATTGCTTTTACCGCCGGCGATCGCGTTGATATCGACCAAGTTAAAGACAGATCCTACAGTCCCTACCCACCGCTATTCGCACCCGAATATGCGGAAAAAATCCAGCACTTGCTAGAATTTTACCCTTGGGAAATTCAACTAACTCAGCTAAATTTACTCGCAAGTCACGATACGGCGCGGCTAATTTCTATTGCCGGCGGTGATAAACCGAGTGTAGAATTGGCAACGCTGCTGCTGATGACGTTCCCCGGTGCACCGAGCGTTTATTATGGTGATGAAGTTGGCTTAGCAGGCAAGCTTGATCCCGACTCGCGTCGTGGCTTTCCAATGGAATCTAACTGGCAACGGGATGTTCTGGATTACCATAAACAGCTCATTACCCTGCGTCACCAGTATAAGTGTCTCCGCACCGGCAGCTATCAAGTTCTCTATGCTCATGCGGCAACTTACGCCTTCGCTCGCATTTTGGATAATGAGGAATTGATTGTTATCTTAAATGTGGGAAGTGCTGCATCTCAGGTAACTTTTGAGGTGACAGGTTTGCAATCTAAACCGAATAAGTTTTTATACGGTTCGGCTGAGATAGAGTGGACGGGTGAAGGGGAATCTCAGCTCAAATTGGATATTCCTCCCCGCAGTGGCTGCATCCTTGGTATGGGCTAA
- a CDS encoding fasciclin domain-containing protein — MANLVETASEAGSFKTLMTVVEAAGLLELLESPGPFTVFAPTDEAFAKIPTETLASLMEDIPKLKQILSYHVLSGDVRTDNLDELQSAETVEGGLVGIDKSEGGYKINDAKVLQADILTDNGVIHIIDTVLIPALVSVN, encoded by the coding sequence ATGGCTAACCTTGTCGAGACTGCCAGCGAGGCCGGCTCTTTTAAAACGTTAATGACAGTGGTTGAAGCAGCGGGTTTGCTAGAACTTTTGGAAAGTCCTGGCCCTTTCACTGTTTTTGCCCCCACCGACGAAGCATTTGCCAAGATTCCAACCGAAACATTGGCTTCTTTAATGGAAGACATTCCCAAGCTGAAGCAAATTTTGAGTTATCACGTTCTTTCTGGCGATGTCAGAACTGATAACTTAGATGAACTCCAGTCTGCTGAGACAGTTGAGGGTGGCTTAGTTGGGATTGATAAATCTGAGGGTGGCTACAAAATCAATGACGCGAAGGTTTTGCAAGCAGATATCCTCACAGATAATGGTGTCATTCACATCATTGACACCGTGTTGATACCGGCACTCGTATCCGTTAACTAA
- a CDS encoding ABC transporter ATP-binding protein codes for MESVANLPEETIARNRQPVVQTYELSKVYRTGFWMNQKIESLKNCTLTVYQGETFGLLGPNGAGKTTLLKTLLGIARPTSGRGLLLGRPLGDRTVKQRIGYLPENAYYYDSLTGWEFLQYTAGLFQIPAAVQRHRIPQLLDLVGLAQSAARKKQLRQYSKGMVQRIGMAQALINDPEVVFLDEPMSGLDPMGRYQIREIILLLKAQGKTIFFNSHILSDVEKICDRVAILALGELICTGSLSELLGNAETYYIKGKGGNPDVIRQRIPDLEFQDEYWHGHLKGDPQDFLASLNLMGGQIVALSEARTSLEEFFMQQLKQRGILTSR; via the coding sequence ATGGAATCTGTTGCAAATTTGCCAGAGGAAACAATCGCTCGTAACCGGCAGCCGGTGGTGCAAACCTATGAACTGAGCAAAGTCTACCGCACCGGCTTCTGGATGAACCAGAAAATCGAATCCTTGAAAAACTGCACCCTCACAGTCTATCAGGGAGAAACCTTTGGCTTGCTGGGGCCAAATGGTGCCGGAAAAACCACCTTGCTCAAAACCCTCCTAGGAATCGCGCGTCCCACCTCTGGACGAGGCTTACTGTTAGGGCGTCCTTTAGGCGATCGCACAGTAAAACAGCGAATTGGCTATCTGCCGGAAAACGCCTACTACTATGACTCCCTCACCGGCTGGGAATTTTTGCAATATACTGCCGGTCTCTTCCAAATCCCCGCCGCCGTACAGCGCCACCGCATACCCCAACTGCTCGATCTTGTCGGACTCGCTCAATCCGCCGCCCGCAAAAAACAATTGCGTCAATATTCCAAAGGCATGGTGCAGCGAATTGGCATGGCACAGGCACTGATCAACGATCCAGAAGTCGTCTTTCTCGATGAGCCGATGTCCGGTCTTGATCCGATGGGACGCTACCAGATACGAGAAATCATTCTCTTACTCAAAGCCCAAGGTAAAACCATCTTTTTCAACAGCCATATCCTTTCAGATGTCGAAAAAATCTGCGATCGCGTCGCCATCCTCGCCTTGGGCGAATTAATTTGCACCGGCTCACTTAGCGAACTCCTCGGCAACGCAGAAACCTACTACATCAAAGGCAAAGGCGGCAACCCGGACGTGATCAGACAGCGCATACCCGACTTAGAATTTCAAGATGAATACTGGCACGGCCATTTAAAAGGCGATCCCCAGGATTTTCTCGCCAGCCTCAACCTTATGGGTGGGCAAATCGTAGCTTTATCCGAAGCGCGAACCTCTTTAGAAGAGTTTTTTATGCAGCAGCTTAAACAGCGAGGAATTCTGACCAGTCGTTAA
- a CDS encoding Uma2 family endonuclease, translating to MLIQPQPLEKQDIIYPESDGKPMADNTEQFRWIVIIKENLELLFASEPNVFVAGDLLWYPVEGNSSLNRAPDVMVAFGRPKGKRGSYLQWLEDNIAPQVVFEILSPNNTLTEMGKKFQFYDRYGVEEYYLYDPAKADLSGWLRSESKLQVIEPIEGWISPRLGIHFDLSGEELQIYGPDGGKFLTFVELDRLRQQERQEKELAQQRAETERQRAEQAETELQQEQQRRQAMEARLREMGIDPNQL from the coding sequence ATGCTAATCCAACCACAACCGCTCGAAAAACAAGACATTATCTACCCAGAAAGTGACGGCAAGCCAATGGCAGATAATACCGAACAATTCCGCTGGATTGTAATTATTAAGGAAAACTTAGAATTGCTATTTGCTTCTGAGCCTAATGTCTTTGTTGCCGGCGATCTTCTCTGGTATCCTGTGGAAGGAAATAGCAGCCTTAACCGGGCACCAGATGTTATGGTGGCATTTGGCAGACCGAAGGGAAAACGCGGCTCTTATCTGCAATGGCTAGAAGATAACATCGCTCCCCAAGTTGTGTTTGAAATCCTGTCGCCGAATAACACGCTCACAGAGATGGGGAAGAAATTTCAATTTTACGACCGCTATGGCGTTGAAGAATACTATTTGTATGATCCGGCGAAAGCAGATTTGAGTGGCTGGCTACGTTCTGAATCAAAATTACAAGTCATTGAACCCATTGAGGGTTGGATTAGCCCCCGATTAGGAATACACTTTGATTTGTCTGGGGAAGAACTGCAAATTTATGGCCCAGACGGTGGCAAGTTTCTTACTTTTGTAGAATTGGATCGACTGCGCCAACAAGAACGGCAGGAGAAAGAATTGGCTCAGCAACGCGCTGAAACTGAGCGCCAACGCGCTGAGCAGGCAGAAACCGAATTGCAACAAGAACAACAGCGCCGGCAAGCAATGGAAGCGCGACTTAGAGAAATGGGAATCGATCCGAATCAACTGTGA
- a CDS encoding RluA family pseudouridine synthase, with amino-acid sequence MTEINLQVQETSERLDRYLAEQLSDFSRSRIQQLISQGHVKVNNQTCTSKKVAVAAGDLIELIIPPAEPLELQPADIPLDVLYEDDHLLILNKPAGLVVHPAPGHEADTLVNALLTHCPNLAGIGGVQRPGIVHRLDKDTTGAIAIAKTDQAHQHLQAQLKAKTARREYLGIVSGAPKTPSGTVDLPIGRHPVDRKKMAIVPVEKGGRPAITHWRVQERLSNYTLMHFQLETGRTHQIRVHSAQMGHPIVGDPVYSSGRSLGVNIAGQALHAWRLQLQHPVTGELIEATAPPPEAFTTLLTILRRRANFGE; translated from the coding sequence GTGACAGAAATTAATTTACAAGTTCAAGAAACCAGCGAACGCCTTGATCGCTACCTTGCTGAACAACTCAGCGATTTTTCTCGCTCTCGAATTCAGCAGCTAATTTCACAAGGTCATGTAAAAGTCAACAATCAAACTTGCACGTCTAAAAAGGTGGCGGTGGCTGCCGGCGATCTCATTGAGTTAATCATTCCGCCGGCAGAACCGCTAGAACTGCAACCGGCAGACATTCCTTTAGATGTTCTCTACGAAGACGATCACCTGCTGATTCTTAACAAGCCAGCCGGCTTAGTCGTCCATCCCGCACCCGGACACGAAGCGGACACCCTAGTAAACGCCCTTCTCACCCACTGCCCTAATCTCGCCGGCATTGGCGGCGTACAGCGTCCGGGAATTGTCCACCGGCTCGATAAAGACACCACCGGCGCAATTGCGATCGCCAAAACTGACCAAGCCCATCAACACCTGCAGGCCCAACTCAAAGCCAAAACAGCCCGCAGAGAGTATCTAGGCATCGTCTCCGGTGCGCCTAAAACACCAAGTGGTACAGTTGACCTGCCCATCGGTCGTCACCCTGTAGACCGCAAAAAAATGGCTATCGTGCCGGTTGAGAAAGGCGGACGCCCCGCTATCACCCACTGGCGCGTCCAAGAACGCCTCAGTAACTATACGCTGATGCACTTTCAACTTGAAACCGGACGCACCCATCAAATTCGCGTCCACAGCGCTCAGATGGGGCATCCAATTGTTGGTGATCCAGTTTATAGCAGCGGTCGCTCTCTAGGGGTTAATATAGCCGGTCAAGCCCTTCATGCTTGGCGACTTCAGCTACAGCATCCCGTCACCGGCGAATTGATTGAGGCGACTGCACCCCCTCCAGAAGCCTTCACAACCCTCCTCACCATTTTGCGGCGACGCGCTAACTTTGGGGAATAA
- a CDS encoding phycobilisome rod-core linker polypeptide produces the protein MAIPLLEYAPSSQNQRVAGFEQQPGEEKPRIYTTDNFLSGTEIDDLIWAAYRQIFSEHQILKSSRQDYLESQLKDGQISVRDFIRGLATSDVFRRRNLDPNSNYRFVELCVQRVLGRDVYNEREKIAWSIVLVNKGLQGFINDLLNSDEYLSNFGDNTVPYQRRRILPQRAKGEVPFNLRTPRYEAYHRSQLGFPQSIWQNQVRRFTPQEKQAQEGNPSRYLGMAREVTPTATNTPRVSVFNINIDTTVPYRKR, from the coding sequence GTGGCTATTCCTTTGTTAGAGTACGCGCCATCAAGCCAAAATCAGCGCGTGGCTGGATTTGAGCAACAACCGGGTGAAGAAAAACCCAGAATTTATACAACCGATAACTTTCTGTCGGGTACAGAAATCGATGATTTGATCTGGGCGGCATACCGCCAAATTTTCAGCGAACACCAAATTCTGAAAAGCAGCCGCCAAGATTATTTGGAATCCCAGCTGAAAGACGGTCAGATCAGCGTGCGCGATTTTATCCGGGGTTTGGCGACTTCGGATGTGTTCCGCCGGCGCAATCTTGACCCTAACAGCAACTATCGGTTTGTTGAGCTTTGCGTACAACGCGTTCTAGGGCGTGATGTGTACAATGAGCGCGAAAAAATCGCTTGGTCAATTGTGTTGGTGAACAAAGGTTTGCAAGGGTTCATCAATGACTTGCTTAATAGCGACGAATACCTGAGCAACTTTGGGGACAACACAGTGCCCTATCAACGCCGGCGGATTTTGCCGCAGCGCGCAAAAGGCGAGGTGCCCTTCAATCTGAGGACTCCTCGTTACGAAGCCTATCATCGCAGTCAGCTAGGCTTCCCACAAAGCATCTGGCAAAATCAAGTGCGCCGCTTTACTCCGCAAGAGAAGCAAGCACAAGAGGGCAATCCATCACGGTACTTGGGGATGGCACGGGAAGTTACTCCCACAGCAACCAATACGCCCAGGGTTTCCGTTTTTAACATTAATATCGATACGACTGTGCCTTACCGCAAGCGCTAA
- a CDS encoding phycobiliprotein lyase produces the protein MEAMEFFQRSEGKWLSQRATHHLPFRRTEMGDSEITVETLAADHPKVIEICQLHEVDPNKAAGGAFVRWHGSMAWDKEDENHEGSTVFAIVPDSDNPRQGQMLRERGYAEIVPIAGRYLLDEDNALVLITEYETMSSVERFWFAGPDVRMRTSTVKRFGGFSTASFCTESRVGSGEGAGSHSEATSAPAQETSDSKQFYSALGW, from the coding sequence ATGGAGGCAATGGAGTTTTTTCAACGCAGTGAGGGCAAATGGCTGTCCCAGCGTGCAACTCACCATCTACCTTTTAGAAGAACGGAGATGGGAGATTCCGAAATCACAGTGGAAACGCTGGCAGCGGATCATCCCAAAGTCATAGAGATTTGCCAGTTGCATGAGGTTGATCCAAATAAAGCTGCCGGTGGCGCATTCGTGAGATGGCACGGCTCAATGGCATGGGATAAAGAGGATGAAAATCACGAAGGTTCGACAGTCTTTGCCATCGTCCCAGATTCAGACAATCCCAGACAGGGTCAGATGTTGCGAGAACGGGGCTATGCTGAAATCGTGCCGATTGCCGGTCGCTATCTGCTCGATGAAGATAATGCGCTGGTGCTGATAACGGAATATGAGACGATGAGTTCTGTTGAGCGCTTCTGGTTTGCAGGACCCGACGTGCGGATGCGGACAAGTACAGTGAAGCGTTTCGGCGGGTTCAGCACAGCCTCATTTTGTACAGAGAGTCGAGTTGGTTCCGGTGAAGGTGCCGGCAGCCATTCAGAGGCGACTTCCGCGCCGGCTCAGGAAACCTCTGACAGCAAACAGTTCTACTCGGCTTTAGGCTGGTGA
- a CDS encoding NblA/ycf18 family protein, which translates to MNVPTGLSLEQEFKLQVLREQVQTLSQEQAQEYLLEVLRQNMVKDNLFKHLLKKAS; encoded by the coding sequence ATGAATGTCCCCACAGGTCTGAGTTTAGAGCAAGAGTTTAAGCTGCAAGTTTTGCGCGAACAAGTCCAAACTTTATCTCAAGAGCAGGCCCAGGAATACTTATTGGAGGTGTTGCGGCAAAATATGGTGAAAGATAACTTATTCAAGCATTTGCTCAAAAAAGCTTCCTGA
- a CDS encoding helix-turn-helix domain-containing protein — protein MAQTRIKLTPHLSYKELTGRYRSCKNAKERSRWQTIWLLSRPDNPLSAEEVASVVGFSADWVRKLAHRYNNYGTQGLIDFHCYNPGGKKAILTPEQQAKLSQALLSAPPDGGLWSGPKVSRWIALETGLKTTAVTGWNYLIKLGFKSQRLSRNQAE, from the coding sequence ATGGCTCAAACTCGGATTAAGCTAACTCCGCATTTAAGCTATAAAGAACTTACTGGGCGATACCGTTCTTGCAAAAATGCAAAGGAACGGTCTCGCTGGCAGACAATTTGGTTACTGAGCCGGCCAGATAACCCACTCAGTGCTGAAGAAGTCGCCTCAGTTGTCGGATTTTCAGCAGATTGGGTGCGAAAGTTAGCTCATCGATACAATAACTATGGAACACAGGGATTGATAGATTTTCACTGCTACAATCCGGGCGGCAAAAAAGCGATTCTCACCCCAGAACAACAAGCCAAACTATCACAAGCACTTTTGTCAGCGCCTCCCGATGGGGGGTTATGGAGTGGCCCGAAGGTTTCTCGGTGGATCGCCCTTGAAACAGGACTGAAAACCACTGCAGTAACAGGTTGGAACTATCTCATAAAACTGGGTTTCAAGTCTCAACGTCTCTCTAGAAACCAAGCCGAGTAA
- the pstB gene encoding phosphate ABC transporter ATP-binding protein PstB, giving the protein MVSNSHNSKQTETVLDTENLCVYYGNFLALRNVSLSIPKNKITAFIGPSGCGKSTLLRCYNRLNDLIKVFRAEGKVSYYGQNLYAPNIDPVELRRQIGMVFQKPNPFPKSIYDNVAFGPRINGYKGDMDELVERSLKQAAIWDEVKDKLRQSGLALSGGQQQRLCIARALAVQPDVILMDEPCSALDPISTLRIEEVLHELKQQYTLVIVTHNMQQASRVSDMTAFFNVEPTEKGGRIGYLVEYDETQIIFHNPAKESTQEYVSGRFG; this is encoded by the coding sequence ATGGTTTCTAATTCTCACAATTCCAAGCAAACTGAAACGGTTCTAGACACAGAAAATCTGTGTGTTTATTACGGTAACTTCCTGGCACTCCGGAATGTTTCCTTGAGTATTCCCAAAAACAAAATTACAGCTTTTATTGGCCCCTCAGGATGTGGCAAAAGTACCTTGCTGCGGTGCTATAACCGGCTCAATGACCTCATCAAGGTATTTCGGGCTGAAGGAAAGGTTTCCTATTACGGTCAAAATCTCTACGCACCGAATATCGATCCGGTAGAGTTGCGCCGGCAGATTGGGATGGTGTTTCAAAAGCCAAACCCTTTCCCCAAATCAATTTATGACAATGTGGCATTTGGCCCCCGAATTAATGGCTATAAGGGGGATATGGATGAATTGGTAGAACGATCTCTCAAGCAAGCCGCCATTTGGGATGAGGTCAAAGATAAACTCCGCCAAAGTGGTTTAGCGCTATCTGGAGGTCAACAACAGCGGCTGTGTATTGCTAGGGCATTAGCCGTTCAGCCTGATGTTATTCTGATGGATGAACCCTGTTCAGCGCTTGACCCAATTTCAACGCTGCGAATTGAAGAGGTTCTTCATGAACTCAAGCAGCAGTATACGCTTGTCATCGTCACTCACAATATGCAGCAGGCATCACGGGTGTCGGATATGACGGCCTTTTTTAATGTTGAGCCGACAGAAAAGGGTGGGCGGATCGGTTACTTAGTCGAGTACGACGAAACGCAGATTATCTTCCACAACCCCGCTAAAGAATCGACACAAGAATATGTCAGCGGTCGTTTTGGATAA
- the bioB gene encoding biotin synthase BioB produces the protein MVPLAGSNEQLREWLDNLAQRIIAGERIGREEALELTQIEGQDNILLLCEAADRVRQACCGNTVDLCSIINIKSGNCSENCGYCSQSAHHPGKNSPIYGLKSTEEILAQAKAAEAAGARRFCLISQGRGIKYNSPKSAEFEEILDTVRQIIAETNIKPCCALGEVTPEQAQALSEAGVTRYNHNLETSENFFGDIVTTHTWRDRVETVKNVKAAGIQACTGGIMGMGESWEDRVDLAVALRELEVESVPLNLLDARPGTPLAGRPKLDPYEALKIIAIFRLILPEQIIRYAGGREAVMGELQALGLKAGINAMLVGNYLTTMGQPPDQDRAMLEALGLQGGEAPIPAPQQSAKLEI, from the coding sequence ATCGTGCCACTCGCCGGCAGCAACGAGCAATTGCGAGAGTGGTTAGACAACCTCGCACAGCGAATCATAGCCGGCGAACGCATTGGCCGAGAGGAAGCGCTCGAACTCACCCAAATCGAAGGACAGGACAATATATTACTGCTGTGCGAAGCCGCAGACCGAGTGCGCCAAGCTTGTTGCGGCAACACGGTGGATCTGTGCAGCATTATCAATATCAAATCTGGTAATTGTTCGGAAAACTGCGGCTATTGCTCTCAATCAGCTCACCATCCGGGCAAAAATTCCCCGATTTACGGGCTGAAATCTACCGAGGAGATTTTAGCGCAGGCAAAGGCGGCTGAAGCTGCCGGTGCTCGCCGGTTTTGCTTGATCTCTCAGGGACGGGGGATTAAATATAACAGCCCGAAATCCGCTGAATTTGAGGAAATTTTGGACACAGTGCGGCAGATTATTGCCGAAACGAATATCAAACCTTGCTGCGCCCTTGGGGAAGTGACACCAGAACAGGCACAAGCGCTTTCAGAGGCGGGGGTGACGCGCTACAACCACAATTTAGAAACCTCTGAGAACTTTTTTGGGGATATCGTGACGACGCATACCTGGCGAGATCGCGTCGAGACGGTGAAGAATGTGAAAGCTGCCGGCATCCAAGCCTGCACCGGCGGCATTATGGGTATGGGTGAAAGTTGGGAAGATCGCGTGGATCTGGCAGTGGCGCTGCGGGAATTAGAAGTGGAATCAGTCCCGCTAAACCTGCTGGATGCCCGTCCTGGCACCCCTTTAGCCGGTCGCCCCAAACTCGATCCTTATGAAGCTTTGAAAATCATCGCGATCTTTCGGTTGATCCTCCCCGAACAGATTATTCGCTATGCCGGCGGACGGGAAGCCGTGATGGGCGAACTCCAAGCCTTGGGTTTAAAAGCTGGAATTAACGCCATGTTAGTGGGAAACTACCTCACCACAATGGGTCAACCTCCCGATCAAGACCGTGCTATGCTCGAAGCGCTTGGACTTCAAGGTGGTGAAGCACCGATTCCCGCCCCGCAACAATCCGCTAAATTGGAGATTTGA
- a CDS encoding biotin transporter BioY, whose product MATPLELLWALIGLLLTIGGTFLEASIASPSWPWNPAAIHAQSLGVTYQIGAVLLVGCLGGKNAGALSQIAYLVLGLMWLPVFTKGGGLDYLKEPTFGYLLGFIPGAWVCGWLALQVSPRLEFLAFSCICGLLTVHITGLSYLALTYSFNQDLLLPAAMKFSVEPLPGQMAVVCAVTVLSFILRQLMFY is encoded by the coding sequence GTGGCAACTCCGCTGGAATTACTGTGGGCTTTGATAGGCTTACTGCTGACGATTGGGGGCACCTTTCTGGAAGCCTCAATCGCCAGCCCTTCATGGCCTTGGAATCCTGCTGCCATTCACGCTCAATCCCTCGGTGTCACCTATCAAATAGGGGCCGTGCTTTTAGTTGGCTGTCTGGGTGGCAAAAATGCCGGTGCGCTTTCTCAAATTGCCTACTTGGTACTGGGCTTGATGTGGCTGCCGGTGTTTACCAAAGGCGGCGGATTAGATTATCTTAAAGAGCCAACGTTTGGTTATTTACTAGGGTTTATTCCAGGTGCGTGGGTATGTGGTTGGCTGGCGCTTCAAGTATCCCCGCGTTTAGAGTTTCTGGCTTTTAGCTGTATTTGTGGCTTGCTGACCGTTCATATTACAGGTTTGAGCTATTTAGCGCTGACTTACTCGTTCAATCAAGATCTGCTGCTACCGGCAGCGATGAAGTTTTCCGTTGAGCCCTTGCCCGGTCAGATGGCAGTCGTCTGTGCTGTGACAGTTCTCTCCTTTATCTTGCGGCAACTGATGTTTTATTAG